In the Primulina tabacum isolate GXHZ01 chromosome 7, ASM2559414v2, whole genome shotgun sequence genome, GATCATCCCGTGAAGATTCCATGAAATTCTCAAACTTCCTCTCTAGGTATGTTTTTGCAGCCTGTGACCGAGATCCAATGGCAAATGCTTGGTATTCAAAGTAATTGCCGCTGGGACAGTTGTAATATAGGTGAGCTCCAGATTCATCTAGACCACCAACCAGCAGCCCAACACCATAAGGCCGCTTCCAGGAGCGTTGCGTGCAGACCTATGTCACGCAACCTATGTTAAGATATGAAAATGCAGGGAAATAAACTTTTAAACGAAAACAAAAGATTCTGCAATTATGGACttaaaataagaaataaacaaTTCCCCATctgtaattattttttaaaaaaactaaaagtTCTCGACGAACTTGAAATGGACATCATCCAGTATGTGAAATGCGACTGCAGCCAAAAAATGAGTAAGAGCATATATTAGGAAACTCATGCGTTGGGATATGTAACATACAAGATAAaacatcaattaatcaagaaagagagaaataacTATGTAACAGTTTGTCTTTTCCATTGAGAATGGGTAGCAATCTGATTCCCCCTCCGGAGAAACACCCATATGTGCTACTTCTACGCCACACCAACGACCAGATAGATGATATAGCCATACATGATACATATGCGGATTAAGGATTATAAAGATGCAAACTTGAAGAAATAgctttttttcatggataacaaTACTTCACAATCAGAAGAAATCATTATATTTGAAAGACACATTCTGTGTTCGACAAGCTTCAGAAGTGCAAATATACTGAATGAATTGCATACTTTCCAAACAAACTAGGCAAAAGCTAACTGACATGTCAAACTTCATTAAGAAGAACTCCCACCCCAACCAGAACAGTGGGGAATCAACATACATAGGCAACCTTAGAATAAAGGCATTCAATTATCAGCAGAACCTTAAAAGTATCTGTTTAAACTACATTCTTTCCATAATTACATATTGCAACAAAATATCAGTACACAATCTTCTGTCTTTCTACTCAGATACTAGTGAGTACTGAATTAAAAATGACACAAAGAAGTCAACATTATATGAACAGACATATGCACCAACCTTGAAGCAACTAGATTACTTCGTATAACACAAAACGGACTAAATTTGCtcaaagtttttcttttccCTGAAATAAATTAGCAAATTGCCCAGCCAATCCTCAAATGAAATTCTAACTCAAAACTACACAATCTTAGCACATTTGCGCCACAAATCATCAAATCTCGCGAGAAAGAATATCAAAAGAAAGGGGGAAACCGAAAAGGTTAAACataatgataataaaatttaaaacctGAGCCTTGTCGGCAAGCTGAACAACAAGACGGCCGACGGGGAGTTGAGATTCATAGGTATAGGAATAATTAATGCACTCGTTCCGCATGTACCTACAGAGAACACGGCCATCGGCTGTAAGCCCAGCAATAGCGACACCGATGTGATCGTCGGccttgaaaatcttcttctggTGAGAGGACAGCTCAGAGCTGGCCTTGTTGACGCAAGCCAACACGACGTGGCTCTTGGATCTCAGCCCTATCGCAGCCGACCCTTGCTTGACAGCCTCCATGGCATACTCAACTTGGAAAAGCCTCCCCGCCGGCGACCATGTGGTGACGTCAGTGTCGTACTGGTTTCTAAACATTTTCGATACGGCGTCGTTGGGTAGTTGCAACGAACTATATGTATCTCTCTCCCTCTCACTGGCGACTTTGCAGCAGAGGAGAGGAGAGATGAGCGATCGACGGGATTTTCTTCGAGTcgcctttctttttcctcaagcTATGAATTTTGGACAAAGTATTGGGCCTTCATAATGTGGGCCGACGCCCATAAATAATTTGGCTTACTTGTAAAACTCGGTGATGG is a window encoding:
- the LOC142551600 gene encoding proteasome subunit alpha type-1-B-like, encoding MFRNQYDTDVTTWSPAGRLFQVEYAMEAVKQGSAAIGLRSKSHVVLACVNKASSELSSHQKKIFKADDHIGVAIAGLTADGRVLCRYMRNECINYSYTYESQLPVGRLVVQLADKAQVCTQRSWKRPYGVGLLVGGLDESGAHLYYNCPSGNYFEYQAFAIGSRSQAAKTYLERKFENFMESSRDDLVKDALFALRETLQGEKLTSSVCTISVLGVGEAFHILEQEIVQALINEFDIVGEEPPADETAAPDTSSGAGAGAGAGAGAGDQGNPAGRDVAPMDI